The Acidimicrobiales bacterium DNA segment ATCAACGCCACCTCTGTGACGTCCCACGACGCGCGGAACGCCCCGCCCGCCAGCGCGCGCGGCGCCCGGCGCGCCAGCGTGAGGTGGCCGCGGAACGACTCGGTGCCGAACGCCGCGCCGAGGTCGTCGAGTCCCGCCGCCGGGACCACCAGCACGTCGCGCCCGAGCATCCTTGTCGCCGGCCCGAGCACGACGCGCCGCGCCGCCGCGCCCGCCGCCACCGAAGCGAGTTGTGCCGCCCACGGCGCCGCGTCCTCGACCTCGCCGAGGAACCGCAGCGTCACGTGCCACTGCTCGGGCGGCGTCCAGCGTGCCGCTCCCTCGGGACGCGCCAGCAGCGCCAACGCGGCGCGCACCTCGTCCGACGGCCACACCCCGACAAAGAGTCGCATCGCCGCGCGAACCTACGCAGCGATGGCGGACCGCATCATCGTCGTGTTGCCCGACGACGCGTCCGACGACGACCGCCGCGCCGCCCGCGCCCTCGGCGCCACCGAGATCGTGTCGCTCACCGAATTCCGTGCTCTCCAGCCCGCCGCCCCGGAAGCACCTATTCCGACCTTTACGCCCGCAGAAACCGGGGTACTCACCGAGCTTGCGTATCGCCCGGACACCCGCAGCCGGCTGGCGGCGCGCCTCGGCGTCACCACGTCGACGCTCGACAATCACCTCGCCGCGATCAAGCGCAAGGTGCTCGACCACCTCGCTACCAGCGGAAACGTCCCGTTAGACGGCTACCTGTCGATGGAAGCACTCGTCGGCTGGACGATGCGTCATTTCCCGCATCAAGAAACTTGACAACAAAGGTGTCAAGTTTGCTATAGTCAACCTCCAAAGGAATTCGTAGGAGGATCCACATATGCCCAAGGCCGTCGGAATCGACCTCGGTACCACCAATAGCGTCGTCAGCGTCCTTGAGGCTGGCGAGCCCACTGTCATCCCCAACGCCGAGGGCGCCCGCACGACCCCGAGCGTTGTCGGCTTTTCCAAGTCCGGCGAGGTGCTCGTCGGCGAGGTGGCCAAGCGTCAGGCCATCACCAACCCGGATCGCACGATCCGTTCGGTCAAGCGCCACATGGGCACGAGCTGGACGATCGACATCGACGGCAAGAAGTACACGCCGCAGGAGATCTCGGCCCGCATCCTCCAGAAGCTCAAGCGCGACGCCGAGGCCTACCTGGGCGACACCGTCACCCAGGCCGTCATCACCGTCCCGGCGTACTTCGACGACGCCCAGCGCACCGCCACCAAGGAAGCCGGCCAGATCGCCGGCCTCGAGGTGCTGCGCATCATCAACGAACCCACCGCCGCCGCCCTCGCCTACGGGCTCGACAAGGAAGGCGGCGAGGACCACACCGTCCTCGTGTTCGACCTCGGCGGCGGCACCTTCGACGTGTCGGTGCTCGAGATCGGCGAAGGCGTCTTCGAAGTGAAGTCGACCCACGGCGACACCAACCTCGGCGGCGACGACTGGGACCAGCGCGTCATGGACTGGCTCGTCACCGAGTTCAAGAACACCGAAGGCGTCGACCTGTCCGTCGACAAGATGGCGGTCCAGCGCCTCAAGGAAGCCGCCGAGAAGGCCAAGATCGAGCTCAGCTCGGTGCAGGAAACCACCATCAACCTGCCCTTCATCACGGCGACCAGCGAAGGCCCCAAGCACCTCGACCTCAAGCTCACCCGCTCCAAGTTCCAGGAGCTGACGGCCGACCTCGTCGAGCGCTGCCGCGGCCCGTTCGAGCAGGCGATCAAAGACGCCGGCCTCACCCTCGGCGAGATCGACCACGTCGTGCTCGTCGGCGGTTCGACGCGCATGCCCGCGGTGCAGGAACTCGTCCAGAAGCTGACGGGCAGCGAGCCGCACAAGGGCGTCAACCCCGACGAAGTCGTCGCTGTCGGCGCCGCCATCCAGGCCGGCGTGCTGAAGGGCGACGTCAAGGACGTGCTGCTGCTCGACGTCACGCCGCTGTCGCTCGGCATCGAGACCAAGGGCGGCATCATGACCAAGCTGATCGAGCGCAACACCACGATCCCGACGCGGCGCACCGAGACGTTCACCACCGCTGAAGACATGCAGCCGTCGGTGGAGATCCACGTACTGCAGGGCGAGCGCGAGATGGCGAGCTACAACAAGACGCTCGGCAAGTTCCAACTCGTCGACCTGCCGCCCGCGCCCCGCGGCGTCCCGCAGATCGAGGTCACCTTCGACAT contains these protein-coding regions:
- a CDS encoding 2'-5' RNA ligase family protein, coding for MRLFVGVWPSDEVRAALALLARPEGAARWTPPEQWHVTLRFLGEVEDAAPWAAQLASVAAGAAARRVVLGPATRMLGRDVLVVPAAGLDDLGAAFGTESFRGHLTLARRAPRALAGGAFRASWDVTEVALIRSHLGGSAPARYETIATAPLG
- the dnaK gene encoding molecular chaperone DnaK, producing the protein MPKAVGIDLGTTNSVVSVLEAGEPTVIPNAEGARTTPSVVGFSKSGEVLVGEVAKRQAITNPDRTIRSVKRHMGTSWTIDIDGKKYTPQEISARILQKLKRDAEAYLGDTVTQAVITVPAYFDDAQRTATKEAGQIAGLEVLRIINEPTAAALAYGLDKEGGEDHTVLVFDLGGGTFDVSVLEIGEGVFEVKSTHGDTNLGGDDWDQRVMDWLVTEFKNTEGVDLSVDKMAVQRLKEAAEKAKIELSSVQETTINLPFITATSEGPKHLDLKLTRSKFQELTADLVERCRGPFEQAIKDAGLTLGEIDHVVLVGGSTRMPAVQELVQKLTGSEPHKGVNPDEVVAVGAAIQAGVLKGDVKDVLLLDVTPLSLGIETKGGIMTKLIERNTTIPTRRTETFTTAEDMQPSVEIHVLQGEREMASYNKTLGKFQLVDLPPAPRGVPQIEVTFDIDANGIVHVSAKDRATGKEQSMTITGQSSLNKDDIQQMVKDAEAHAEEDRRRKEEAEVRNNADTLVYQTDKMLAENGDKVEGAEKDAIQANLASLKEALGGTDIEAIKSATEKLVTSSQTFAQKLYDQASAQQGGAEPFDVGQQDAANDDEVIDAEIVDE